In the genome of Brachypodium distachyon strain Bd21 chromosome 3, Brachypodium_distachyon_v3.0, whole genome shotgun sequence, the window GTGCCGTTGATGGCGGCGCAGTTCCCGCGCAGGTCGTCGCTGGGGAGGCCGATACGGCGGGCCACCGAGATGGTCACCTCCTACAAGGAGATGCCTGTAAACATCAAGCTCAGGCGGTCTTAAGTAGCAGTAGAAGCTGGTTGCCGTTCGCATCCAAGCTAGATTGCCATTATTCTTTGCTGTGTTCAGCCACAGCGTGTGTTTTGGTGTGAAGATGATGTacgttgtactaaatctgttCCGATTTCTAGGACGGCTGTAGCTATTGCAAAACGCCTTACAAAAAGGAATGGAGTAGTTGTTTGTATTATGATGAGTGAACAAATGGCACGGAAATCAGCCATTCTGCTGATACTGTTGTTGTGAGCTGCAAATGTAATTCTCCAAACAGATTATTTGCTTGACATATTAATGGAAAACAGATTATTCAAATATAATTTTGAAAACAGGTTATTTGATTGACCCACATAGGTGTAAGTCACAGAAGtagaagaaaaacagaacCATTTGTTCCTAAATACAAAATGTTCTAGTTTTCTATAGTAGATTTACTTAAATTTGTTACCACTTCAATAAGTTTGGCTTAGGAGCTAGGGGAAAGATAGACCACCTTATATTTAAGAACGGAGGCAGTACATTTGATTTTAGAGGATGGCGCATCCGGTAAACAAAGATGGGTATTTTAGAGGACCAAATTTTGTATTGAAAGATTAAAAGCTGCCAGCATCTGATTTTTGATTACTTTGAAAAATACCAACGAGAAGCCAAAAGCCGACATGTAGCCATGTACAAACTAGATCATGCATCGTCGTTGGTACATTAGTTCTAAAAGTATTTTGATGgataaaaaatgttttcttgacggaaatgaataaaaaaatgttatatacgatttttttgtaaaatgtTTCTAAACAAAATGTTCATCCATGTAAATAAAATGTTAATGCTGCTTCTAAAATGTTTCTTATGAATtgttttactccctccgatccatattacttgtctcaaatttattcataatatggatcagagcgAGTAGTAATATGTTCCCTCGTCTATGAAATACTATGTTATACTTTAAGAACAGCGTAAAATACACCcgcggtcctaatattattgacgagTTGTCAAGTTAGTactaaaattactaaactgcatatttaggtcCCAATTTTTTGCTAAGTGTGTCACGTCAGGTCCTATGCTCATCCAGGAGCGTTTGACCGGCCTACGTGGCACGTTGACCGAGTACACGTCAGCCAAAGAGCCCACTGGACATAACTGACGTGAGAAAAAATGCATCcgcggtcctaatattattgacgaggtgcaaagttagtcctaaaattattaaactgcatatttaggtcctaattttttgttaagTGGGTTACCAGAGGTCCTAAGCTCGTTTAGGAGCGTTTGACCGTCCTACGTGACCGAATACACGTCGGCTAAGGGGCCTGTTGGCATAATTGGCGCTATGAAATAGTGTTTTGTCTCACCCATCGCCGTGGTTCTTGCCTGCGAGTCATTGGAGTTGCGGCAAAGGAGAGTAGAGAATTGGGGGTGGCTTGCAGGGTTTTAGGGGCAGCTACTGAGTTGTTGGGGGTGCTTGGCGGCGAACCGGAGGAGGGCTGGCAATGAGCTCGTGTAGCGATGGAGGACGGTGCTAGGCGGTGGAACGCTACACAACACGAGGATGGTCGAAGGTGTACAGCGACGAGGCGAAGCTAGTAAGCAAGGAGTCACGGCTCGGGGAGGCTGTTGGCTGAGGCGGTGTACAGCGACGGCGCGCCGTGTGCTCGGGACCGCACGCAACAGCGCAAATGTCGTTCACGTTCTCGACGATATAGGGCACTAGCACAGGACTGGCTTGTGGCTCTAGCTTTGGCGAAGAAAGACGGTCAAGGCGACGCAGCTTAGAGACCGTGGGGGGCCGCGAGGTTGGTCGTAGGTGTTACAGAGAATGAGGTTAGGACCCGTCGTGACCCACTTACCAAAAAAATAGGACTTAAGTATGCAgttttagtaattttaggactaagTTGGTACCTtgtcaataatattaggaccgaGGGTGCATTAATCTAATTTTATAGATTCAGTCATGTACAACGGGCCCTTTAGCTTATGTGTATTCGGTCAGCGTGCCACGTAGGCTGGTCAAATGTTCTTGGACGAGTTTAGAACCTGTCATGACACACTTCCCAAAAAATAGGAcataaatatgcagtttagtaaatttaggactaacttgacacctcatcaataatattaggaccgcgagtgtattttactcttaagGACATATCTGTAGGTCGATGAAAATGTTACAAGTACAatatgaaagaaaaaagtCTCTAGCTTGTGTAGAATGTCCACGAGAAAGGATGGTTAAGTCCCTTGTGATCTCTTATTTGTGTCCGAAACCAAGCATAGCTGGCGTGGTTCCCATGCACCAACGACCAAAGACTAGTTTTGTCACTCTGCGTGTCTTAATCGACTATTGACATAGATTTTTCCTTCAGTGGTAAGCGATATATCCAGTGATTGCGAGACACCCTAATTTTATCAATCTTCGAGCTACAAGACTCATAGGCACAACGTAAGTGTGTGTACTGTGCACCTACATGTTTTATTTGATGCATCGAAAAAATTGtaacgaaacaaaaaaaaaatgctatgtGAGCAAATTAATATACACCGttgaatgaaacaaaaaatcatTACTAAACAATACATGAATATTTTTGATAAATGCATCGACGAAATATGTATTGAAACTAGaaggaaaaaggagaaagtAGAGTTGGGTTTAATTGTTCTCTTATATATTGTCTAGCCCAGATTCAATAAAAGTATAAATAAGATAAAACTGAAGGGGAAGACAGTCAACACAAGTCAAGCAAATTCAGGACGGTCAAATCAAAGACCAatcaacgaagaaggcctaaGAGGAAACAAGCCTACGAGGCAGAGGGGCCTACGAGACAGAGGGATGAGAGGGCTTGGTCCctagggtatgtttggttttaGCCCTAGCTTGCCATGCCAAATATTTTGCTAGCCAAAAAATTGGTGAAGATTTTGGTTGCCCATGAGTTTGCCGTAATTGACaacaaaaatgaactagaCTTGGTAAGAAGTCATTAGCTTGCCAAATTATTGCCTACAATACAAAAAAAGACCATAGTTTTGGTCATGACTTGGCCAGCATCCAAACACACCTCTAGTTACTGCACACGCGAATGTGCAAACAGATTATTAAAATGTACTAGTTATTTCTATTAATGGAATTTATCCATCTATGCATTTGCATCCAGCGAAAATTGAAATTCAAATGGAACACAAAATTGCATGAGAGATCAATGAATATGAAGAGTATTGATTCTATCGACATGGTTCTCATAGCTTGCAAGATTGGATAACAACCACCCCTAAGATTGATAACACCGGGTAAATATTTTGTTCACATTCCATTGGAGAAGGCATGTTCATTGGGACTTGGGAGGTTAAAGACAGTTTCAAGCCGATTCATCACCCTGAATTGTATAGTTAGCAGAAGCGAAATGATCTTTCACCAACGCAAGAGCTTTCCCCCTGTGAGATATTTGATTCTTCTCAGGTTTGGGCATCTCAGCATACCTGTATTACACACCCCGTCAGCACATAATCATAAGGGATGCATGGAAAAATGGAAACTATCGTAACACTCACGTTTGCTcaaatccatctggctggAATACAGGGTCCCATCCAAAATCAGCAGGGCCTCTGGCAGGTACAATTTTTCCCTGCATATGGAGAATTGGTCTCAAAACATAGTGCAGAACACAACAGCTCTTTTGTACTGAAAACATGGAGTACTTTCTGTCCttatctttactcctataaatTCATTGAGGTGAAAACAAATATAGAGTATATGATTTAAGATAATAGataattaatactccctccgatccatattaattgtcgaaatattacatgtatccagacgcTATTTAGGCATAGAGACatattaatatggattggagggagtggTATAAGCTTttttaaatgtatttttttaatccgTAGCAAAATACGGGTATTGAGCTAGTCACAATAAACACCCCATAATGCATCCAAATGCTATGATCTGGGCAGCATGAAGCATAACTACAGGCTTCTTTAAACAACGGTAATCTAACAAGACAGCAAGCAACGTAAGCTTGGTGCTTGCATGTAAAACTACCTCACTATTATAATTCGTATTATCCCTTTATGCATTTACTACAAAATAACGATTTTCAACAACGCTGGATACCTACAAAATGTAACATTTTGAACTAACTTCTATGAACAGAACATTCCACAAAATATAAGGTAGGGTCTAGATTATAGAGGGAGATGGATCTTGGAAATACATCAGATGCAATTTGCAGCACTGACAAATGCATTTATTCTCATTATACAGTGTTGGTATTCTAAATCAATGGCAGTAAAAATATTGATGATAGAATTGACTTTTCTTCAGTCCAGATGGAAATTCCAAGAAGTGAGATCTTACTGCTGTTTTGCCGACAAATGTGATCGGTTCCTCTTCTGGTCCAAGAGCAAGGGAAAATATGCACATAGCAAAGGCTGATTTGTCTTCATAAGCTTTTAACAAATTGTTCAAACCTATAATGGAAAAATATTATAGCATACTTGGCCCCGTCAAACAttaaaaagcaaaaaaaaaaaggagaggaacAAGGTAAGGATTTGTTAGTCATGCACCTTCATGCCCAATCTTCTCAAGAAACCACTTTCTGTTCATTCATGTGTCCAAGACatcaaaataaagaaaaaagagtTAGGGAGAATTCTCTCTTTGAGTTATGCTGGTGAAGGATGTTTATTATCTCAGCTGTAACTTTGCAATACGAAAATATTAGAGAAGAAAAAGACTTACATGTAGGGTCCTGCAGCATGAAACAAATTATGTCAAATTGAGCATATAGAAAATCCAagaagtgaaaagaaaaaagaatgcaaGCCAGTCACCTGGTAAACCTTTGAGTGCATTGAAACATAGGCAGGTGTCCTCAACAAGTACAGGACCATTCACCTATGTTAAAAATGCAACATAGGCCATTTAACCAGAGTCCACAGTAACTATAAATGGATTCATCTCAATAATTCTAGTATTTAGAAACATAGAGGTACCTGTGATGCAGCCATTCGTGCTTTCTCTTTGGATATGTCTTCTGGCTCACCTTGAAATTCAGGCACTGCCAAGTTGAGCAAAGAATAGTGACAAATCAGCCATTAATCATGAACTTTAAGTTTTTTAGGCTGAAAAAGCAATTTCATTCATTCAGACAGAGGATTATATTCATGCCGAACGCATGCAGTTAGAAAGCTAGGGACATAGTTCGTCCACATTGGGGGAGAAGAGCTTAATTAGTGAGAGGTAAATACTGAAAATCTCCCATTTATATAAGTCGCATGAGTTCTATCAGAACAAGCATTTTTTTCCCCTAACAAAACACCATAAATTGGGCATATCAGTGTGATCATGGCTATTCTGGATCATTTGCGAGCAGCACATTGCATGTGTAGTCCATTTCGAGCTCAATTTTTACATATAGGTCACCATCATGATCCTAATACTCAAGTGTATGGGGTCCGGATTCTAAGTCTATCAGAAGGTACATCAGTGCTTTCGTAATAACGAATTTTAACATCTGCTATTCCTCCTACCTCTTAACAAAAAGGTCCAAAACCCCAGAATGCAAATAACtatatttacaaaaaaataattgaaaacCAACTATATTTACAATTTAGTCTTAACGTATGGACGTCCTATCTACTATCTCTTAACCCACAATGCAAAAGAAATACTACTGCTTCAGGCTATATGAAAGCAGGCATCAGTAAGACAGTAACTACTAACAAGTTACAAGTCCATTGACTCATGTACTGCTAACAAAGTTCCCATATAGTTTTCTCCAAACTTATTCTCAAATTGCTGCGTGATTGTGACCATAGCAAGTTATTGTGCTATCTCCATAAAACTTAAGAAAGTGGAGCAAGAAAGACATGTGTTATCAACTGTCCTAAATCTTAGGTTATCTTGTAACTTACAAGACATCCAAGGTTTTACGGTGAATATGGAACAAGCAAGCCACATAATTTCATCATCGATCAGCAATATCAAATGATTTATCTAGCATAATCTCCAGGGACGGTAAATGGAGCAAACAACTCCTAATTCACAAGTTTCAGTTACCAATCCCCAATTGCAAGTTCGTGTGCGCTAATaactaaaataaaattgctGAACATGGTAATGCCGTGAAATAggacctagggttccggcacCTTGAGAAGCGACAACCACGCGCTCCCATGGATCACCTAATCTTATGCATCTTGGTCTCACACAAAACCCTCGCTGCAAGTTTGCTAATCGAAAGCCTTGTACATATTTAGGTGGGGAGGGAGGGTGAATAGGAGAAACTGGAGGAGCTTACGGTCGAGCTTGAGGGACTGGAAGGGGATGGAAGAACCGAGGATGGCGCGGACTTCCTCCAGCTTCTTAGCGTTGCCCGTCACGAAGGTCACCGCCTTCGGCagcacccgcgccgccgccatgcctGATATGGGGTTGTGTAGGCTTGCGCTCCGCTTCCGGCGATCCGGCGAGAGACAGGAGATTAGGAGAAGCCTGCCGATACGTTGCTACGATGGCGGCGGTCACCGGGTTTTGGGGTAACTAGGCGTGGTACCCTGTTGGGGATTTCATGATTTGTCTCACTTCATTTTAATCAAAATGCAATGGATCTTTAGTTTTAAATCCATATATCAGTTTTGTTATATCTAAATTGCCTCATTCTTAGTCagagataagttgattttTCGGTCATATGATACGATTTgtgttttaaaatttaaaacgGACGATGAAAAAATAAGGATAAAACAGGATCTAGATATTAATTCAACGGTTCTGATTCGTCAACTTAAATTTAAGCCTTTTGTTTATAAACCACGCACCTTTCATATGGCCACACTCTATATGTATTGATTGAGTTATAATTATAGCATTtgtgttttttaagaataaggACCATTCCGATTTCATCTGGGTAACCCGTCTTACATCTATGTCAGCTTACATTTTTTAACTAACATAACACGGACGCTCAcaagtacgtacgtacacacaAGCTCATATAAACACTCACGCACATCCAACAGAACGACGAAAGCTCTGTACTTGAGTGGCCACTCATTTTAACCCCGATATCTAGAATCCTGAAGATGACAGATAAAGTTGAGACGGTGACTGAGTTTAGTCCTGATTCACACTAGCAATGAAATCGAGCGAGACATGGACGCCAGTGGGTGACTAAGGCTCGCGCGTGAACCCGGGTGATGAGATGCTGAAACCAATCATGAAATTTATTCTCTATCATCTTCATAAAACCATGTTAAAACCTTAAGTCGATTTCTAAACAAATAGCATCACACGACTCAAAACACACTCAACATGTgaaaccatgcatgcacatactATTCATGTTGGAACATCTGAAAGATTGAATCGATGGGTCTTAATgttgacgaagtcaccgcaTGCGCCTCGCTGATATGTCTAGTTAAATCGTAAAATAAACGCAAGTAAATGCGAGTACACATACAAGCCTAGAACGTAACACAAATGAGCTGATTACATGCATCACAAGAAAACCTAACCAACTGAACATTTCAGATAGATCATGGTTGACATGAAAAATGCGGCGGCGAATAAACATCACAAGTGTGACAAAGTTGTAAGAAAACGACCCAACAACATGCACACCGTATGTCTAGGAAAATGCAAGAAACCACACGTCTCACAATAAAACAAACACATATCTAGTAATGTTATGCCATGATtcataagtactccctccgtttttaaTATAGGGTGGATAAAATTATAAAACAGTTGCAGGAGGAGAAAAAAATCGGGAGCCGCCTGTGGCTTGCTGCATGCGGGAGAAAAATTGGCAGTTATGGTGCATGCAGTTGCAGTAGGgaggaaaaaaattagccGAGCAGACGGTTGCTCATGCGGTGGACTGACGGTGTTAATATTCGTGCCAGAAAATACACGCCTTGTAATGaaaaacgaagggagtacaattttagGCCCGCCGAACTTGCACTGCACTGGACTGCGTTTCGGAGTGGCAAGGGTGTGAATTTCCCCTGAATTACTGCGGGTGTCGGCGACCTCCAGTACGATATTGCGTTCAGGACTCCCACTCCTGGCTCCGGCGCACCATCACGTCGCCTCTACTACGCACGCCAACCCACGACCAGCAGGCTACTAGCAGCTCATGCGCTAGGGGAACCAATTTATATATTTtctccaaaagaaaacaatttaTTTTCTGTCACCCCGTGCACCGCGTGGGGAAAAAGACCAAACtgtgagaaaaaaagaaaaagacccAGCCCGTGACCCCTGACCTGCCCGCCCACTCACTGCGTGCCGCAGCTTCGCGTTTTCGTCGCACGACCACGACTATACTCTAGAGTCTATAGTCCAGTCCTCCCAAAGCCTTCACCGTTCATACCTTACCTTCGACACCGTGCCTGTACACTTCGGCCAACGCAGGTCTTCCCGTCGTCCACCTCCCTCCCGCTTCGCGGCAAACGTCTCCGCAATTCCCCCGCACCTCCCTTCCTCGACCCATCTCCTTCCCCTGACAAATACCACCCGACCCGATCCGTTCGCGGCAGCCAACCAACTCGCCGGGCAATGGAGAAGGCGCTCGACAGGCAGAGGATCCTGCTGCGGCACCTGGAGCCCGCGGCCGGCCCCAacccggccgcctccgccatctCCGTGAGATCCTTCTCcctccttctttttttccgcCATCCTCTCTGCCGCCGCTGTCGCGTGTGATTGGTTCCAGATCTGTGAACATCTGTTTCTGATAACAGGCGAGCGCGTGCGCCGCGGGGGGCTGCTTCGCCGACGACGTCGTCATCGTCGCGTAAGTGATGCCTGCTCCTGCCGCCCCTCTggcttctcttctctctggaTCGGTGATCTGTACCTAGCCTCTGGTCTCGGTTGTGACCGGTGTGACGATTCCTGCTTCTCAGACTGGCGCATGACCAGGGAAACAATTTTGGGCAAGTGTTGTAATTTTGGTGATGGCGACAGCACTACGAAACGTGGAAATATGTAGAACGCTGTGCTAGTGGTACAACAAATTGGTTGATGCGATGGAAGCTGGTTTCTTGGCTCTTGTGTTGGCCAACCCACGTTGATCGCTGTCAGGTCAAATCTGATTAGTAAGAGTCAACCAAAGGCTAAATCTGGGCTCTGCATGTCTCTATTTCAAAGGAGAATGTTGCAAAGCACAAAGGTCTTTACTTTTAGAATTCTAAACATAGGAAGGGAATAGAAATGATCTGTGGGATGCAATAAAACTGGCAGTGGGTTTTCACTAGGTTCACAATAGTAATGATCAAATAATTTTCTTAGCCCGTTCTCGCAAACAAAGTTCAAACATGAAACTTGTATCTACCTTTCATGTCTTCAGTGCCTATAGGACAGCGATTTGCAAGTCCAAGAGAGGTGGTTTCAAGGATACGCTCCCTGAGGACCTCTTGGTACCCGTATTCAAGGTTTGTGTTTGTTGTATTCTTTCCCTTTTGCAGCCAAAAAGGCAATTTTAGTGAACTGGTTCCTGTTGTCTTCTTATCGTCCCTTGAGTCTTCTCGTTTATTTCCGCTCCCAATTATAGGCTTTGGTGGATAAAACAAAGTTGAATCCAAGTGAAATTGGTGACATTGTTGTTGGCACTGTTTTAGCTCCTGGATCCCAAAGGGCAATTGAGTGCAGGATGGCCGCATTGTATGCAGGTTTCCCTGGTAATTTCATTAtcttttttcatgttttcCCTTAGTATTGGACCATGATTGTCCAGACCTTCATTAATGTCTTTCATGTGATGTAGATACGGTTCCTCTCAGGACAGTAAACAGGCAATGCTCTTCTGGGCTTCAGGCAGTCGCagatgttgctgctgctattaAAGCTGGGATGTATGATATTGGTATGCTATACTGGAGGTTGATTTTGaataatttgttttctctctATTGGCATGACGGTAGTTCTTCTCTCCCTTGAAGGTATTGCTGCTGGCCTGGAGTCCATGACAGTGAACAAAGTTAGTCTTGAGGGGCAAGTGAATCCCAAAGTAAGTCTACAGGGCTTCTGGGCCGGTTGATGCGTCGAGACTTTTGTCTTTAGGTGCATGCGTAAAGATGTTTAAGCTAATAAATATTGTTCTTGAATCTCCAATTATCGTAGGTTGAGCTATTTTCTCAAGCACGTGATTGCCTTCTCCCAATGGGTCTTACATCTGAAAATGTTGCAAAACGATTTGGGATAACACGCGTGGAGCAAGATCAAGCTGCTGTAAGTTGGCTGACTGTCCTTTTTGTGGCACTTGTGTGACAGTAAACGAAACTAGGAGTGAACTGCTGGTCTACCACACAACAAGGTTCTCACTCATTCTTTTTAACTGTAATGCTCAGGTTGAGTCTCAtaggaaggcggcggcagcagcagcagctggtaAATTTAAAGAAGAAATAGTTCCGGTTCATACGAAGGTGATGTACTTGCTTAGTTTTCTCTGCCAAAAAGAACTATGCCCACttgaattttaaaaaatcAGAATATAATCATTTTACCTGTTGCCCTGACAATTGTCTTTAAAGATTGTGGATCCAAAAACTGGTGAAGAAAAGGAGATCATAGTCTCGGCAGACGACGGAATCCGATCGAATACCACACTGGCAGTCCTATCAAAACTCAAACCTGCATTTTCTAAGGACGGAACAACTACTGCTGGTAATTAAAATCTAACTGAATGAATTGTATATTAGTTGTATCACTCGTAAAGATTGGTGTTGTTTGAACTCATAGGAAATGCTAGCCAAGTGAGTGATGGGGCTGGCGCTGTCCTACTAATGAGGCGGGATGTTGCTACACAGAAGGGTCTTCCAATACTTGGAATCTACAGGTATCAGTATTTTCTCTATATGTTTTGCGGCATACGTTGGATGAATTGTGTTCATAT includes:
- the LOC100823793 gene encoding inosine triphosphate pyrophosphatase, with amino-acid sequence MAAARVLPKAVTFVTGNAKKLEEVRAILGSSIPFQSLKLDLPEFQGEPEDISKEKARMAASQVNGPVLVEDTCLCFNALKGLPGPYIKWFLEKIGHEGLNNLLKAYEDKSAFAMCIFSLALGPEEEPITFVGKTAGKIVPARGPADFGWDPVFQPDGFEQTYAEMPKPEKNQISHRGKALALVKDHFASANYTIQGDESA
- the LOC100824103 gene encoding 3-ketoacyl-CoA thiolase 2, peroxisomal — translated: MEKALDRQRILLRHLEPAAGPNPAASAISASACAAGGCFADDVVIVAAYRTAICKSKRGGFKDTLPEDLLVPVFKALVDKTKLNPSEIGDIVVGTVLAPGSQRAIECRMAALYAGFPDTVPLRTVNRQCSSGLQAVADVAAAIKAGMYDIGIAAGLESMTVNKVSLEGQVNPKVELFSQARDCLLPMGLTSENVAKRFGITRVEQDQAAVESHRKAAAAAAAGKFKEEIVPVHTKIVDPKTGEEKEIIVSADDGIRSNTTLAVLSKLKPAFSKDGTTTAGNASQVSDGAGAVLLMRRDVATQKGLPILGIYRSFAAVGVDPAVMGVGPAVAIPAAVKAAGLQINDVDLFEINEAFASQFVYCAKKLELDPVKINVNGGAMALGHPLGATGARCVSTLLNEMKRRGKDCRFGVISMCIGSGMGAAAVFERGDAVDELTNARGTPSLNLLSKDVM